A genomic segment from Deinococcus humi encodes:
- the ispG gene encoding flavodoxin-dependent (E)-4-hydroxy-3-methylbut-2-enyl-diphosphate synthase — MSPRRQTVTANVGGVLIGSAHPIVVQSMTNTDTANAEATAIQVAQLARAGSELVRVTVNTREAAAAVPELIARLEEVGLNVPIVGDFHYNGHILLREFPETARLLAKYRINPGNVGAGQHHDANFATMIEVAKEFDKPVRIGVNWGSLDQQVLARLMDENAVKGSPKSGTDVMIDAMVVSALESAAYAEGLGLAHDKILISVKVSSAPELWQVYRQLAAKCDYPLHLGLTEAGMGMKGIVASSVALSPLLTEGIGDTIRVSLTPEPGASRKLEVEVAQQILQSLGLRQFLPQVTSCPGCGRTTSIFFQELAQKIQDYIRDTMPSWKAKYPGVEEMQVAVMGCIVNGPGESKHANIGISLPGTGEDPRAPVYQDGKLLKTLKGPRIAEEFQELLEAYVERRYGQQTLSV, encoded by the coding sequence ATGAGTCCCCGTCGCCAGACCGTCACTGCCAACGTGGGAGGCGTCCTGATCGGCAGCGCCCACCCGATCGTCGTGCAGAGCATGACCAACACCGACACCGCCAACGCCGAAGCCACCGCCATTCAAGTGGCGCAACTGGCCCGTGCGGGCAGCGAACTGGTGCGCGTGACCGTCAATACCCGCGAGGCCGCTGCCGCCGTCCCCGAACTGATCGCCCGGCTGGAAGAGGTGGGCCTGAATGTCCCCATCGTGGGCGACTTCCACTACAACGGCCACATTCTGCTGCGTGAGTTTCCCGAGACCGCTCGCCTGCTGGCCAAGTACCGCATCAATCCGGGCAACGTCGGAGCCGGGCAGCATCACGACGCCAATTTCGCCACCATGATTGAGGTGGCCAAGGAGTTCGATAAACCCGTCCGCATCGGCGTGAACTGGGGCAGCCTGGACCAGCAGGTGCTGGCGCGGCTGATGGACGAGAACGCGGTGAAGGGCAGCCCCAAGTCGGGCACCGACGTGATGATCGACGCCATGGTGGTCTCGGCGCTGGAGAGTGCGGCCTACGCCGAGGGGCTGGGCCTGGCCCACGACAAGATCCTGATCTCGGTCAAGGTGTCGAGTGCGCCGGAGCTGTGGCAGGTCTACCGCCAGCTGGCTGCTAAGTGCGACTATCCCCTACACCTCGGCCTCACCGAGGCGGGCATGGGCATGAAGGGTATCGTGGCCTCGTCGGTGGCGCTGTCTCCTTTGCTCACCGAGGGCATCGGAGACACCATCCGGGTCTCTCTGACCCCTGAACCCGGAGCCTCGCGCAAGCTGGAAGTGGAGGTGGCCCAGCAGATCCTGCAAAGCCTGGGGTTGCGTCAATTTCTGCCGCAGGTCACGAGTTGCCCGGGTTGCGGGCGCACCACTTCCATCTTCTTTCAGGAACTGGCGCAGAAGATCCAGGATTACATTCGCGACACCATGCCCAGCTGGAAAGCAAAGTATCCAGGGGTGGAGGAGATGCAGGTGGCCGTGATGGGCTGCATCGTCAACGGCCCCGGCGAGAGCAAGCACGCCAACATCGGCATCTCGCTGCCCGGCACGGGCGAGGACCCACGTGCCCCGGTGTATCAGGATGGCAAGCTACTCAAAACCCTGAAAGGCCCCAGGATCGCTGAGGAGTTTCAGGAGTTGCTGGAGGCATATGTGGAGCGGCGGTATGGACAGCAAACCCTCTCCGTCTGA
- a CDS encoding DUF4259 domain-containing protein codes for MDIWGTGPFENEAGAAFADEVVQDGEFALAEAFDVALDPDTDFLAAEEGHRTLAAAEILAAVLDGDTQNIVSARLRSWVQEADAVDLAPLRDVARDAVGRVVGPESELPDLWAENADADEWLGTVQGLQMRLEG; via the coding sequence ATGGACATCTGGGGTACTGGACCATTTGAAAACGAGGCGGGGGCGGCCTTCGCCGACGAGGTTGTGCAGGACGGTGAGTTTGCCTTGGCCGAGGCCTTCGACGTGGCCCTGGATCCCGACACCGATTTTCTGGCCGCCGAGGAAGGGCACCGCACCCTGGCCGCCGCCGAGATCCTGGCCGCCGTGCTGGACGGTGACACACAGAACATCGTCAGCGCCCGACTACGGTCCTGGGTGCAGGAGGCGGACGCAGTGGACCTCGCCCCACTGCGCGACGTGGCGCGCGACGCTGTAGGGCGCGTTGTCGGCCCGGAGAGCGAACTGCCGGACCTGTGGGCCGAAAATGCCGATGCCGACGAGTGGCTGGGCACGGTTCAGGGCCTGCAGATGCGGCTGGAAGGCTAA
- a CDS encoding methylmalonyl-CoA mutase family protein — translation MKTKNEWMSSVYGPATQKFPERKYNFTNLSDMDPEPIYTADDLKDWDAERDLGYPGEFPYTRGVQPSVYRGKLWTMRMFAGFGSAEQTNERFHALLRAGQTGLSTAFDLPTLMGYDSDHHFSRGEVGKCGVAVSSLADMEILFQGIDPETVTTSMTINSPANAIWAMYIANAQKQGKDLNKIGGTIQNDILKEFIAQKEFIYPPAPSVKLVIDTFEWGPKVVPKWNFISVSGYHIREAGATGVQELAFTLADGFHYVEKALERGLDIDEFAPRISFFWDIHNDFFEEIAKLRAARRIWARQMRDRYGAKNPKSWMLRTHSQTAGVSLPAQQPLNNIARVAIQALAAVLGGTQSLHTDAFDEALALPTEEAATIALRTQQIIAYETGVAGVVDPLAGSYYVEKLTDDIESAAMGYIEQIRMMGGVEEGIDNGFFQLEMAEAAYRYQREVETKDRIIVGVNDFVQDAVEVPIQLIDPEVERVQEARLAQVRRERDPARVDKALAELRDTAVTGANSMPAFLECAHAYVTLGEQMDVLKTVYGEYVEPAVV, via the coding sequence ATGAAGACGAAAAACGAGTGGATGAGCAGCGTCTACGGGCCTGCCACGCAGAAATTTCCAGAGCGCAAATACAACTTCACCAACCTGTCCGACATGGACCCGGAGCCGATCTACACGGCGGACGACCTGAAGGACTGGGACGCCGAGCGCGATCTGGGTTACCCCGGCGAGTTCCCGTACACGCGCGGCGTGCAGCCCAGCGTGTACCGGGGGAAGTTGTGGACCATGCGGATGTTCGCGGGCTTCGGCAGCGCCGAGCAGACCAACGAGCGCTTCCACGCGTTGCTGCGGGCCGGCCAGACGGGCCTGTCCACCGCCTTTGACCTGCCCACGCTGATGGGCTACGACTCGGACCACCACTTTTCACGTGGCGAGGTGGGCAAGTGCGGCGTGGCGGTCAGTTCGCTGGCCGACATGGAGATTCTGTTTCAGGGCATCGATCCTGAGACCGTCACCACGTCCATGACCATTAACAGCCCCGCCAATGCCATCTGGGCGATGTACATCGCCAACGCGCAGAAACAGGGCAAGGACCTGAACAAGATCGGCGGCACCATCCAGAACGACATTCTCAAGGAATTCATCGCTCAGAAGGAATTCATTTACCCGCCCGCGCCCAGCGTGAAGCTGGTGATCGATACCTTCGAGTGGGGCCCGAAAGTGGTCCCCAAGTGGAACTTCATTTCCGTCAGCGGCTATCACATCCGTGAGGCCGGGGCGACGGGTGTGCAGGAACTGGCCTTCACGCTGGCCGACGGCTTCCATTACGTGGAGAAGGCGCTAGAACGTGGGCTGGACATCGACGAGTTCGCGCCGCGCATCAGCTTCTTCTGGGACATCCACAACGACTTTTTCGAGGAAATCGCCAAACTGCGTGCGGCCCGCCGGATCTGGGCGCGGCAGATGCGGGACCGCTACGGTGCGAAGAACCCCAAGAGTTGGATGCTGCGGACGCACTCGCAGACCGCCGGGGTCTCCCTGCCCGCTCAGCAGCCGCTGAACAACATCGCCCGCGTTGCCATTCAGGCGCTGGCCGCTGTGCTGGGCGGCACGCAGAGCCTGCACACGGACGCCTTCGACGAGGCGCTTGCCCTGCCCACCGAGGAAGCGGCCACGATCGCCCTGCGGACCCAGCAGATCATCGCTTACGAGACGGGTGTGGCCGGGGTGGTGGACCCGTTGGCGGGCAGCTACTACGTCGAGAAACTGACCGACGACATCGAGAGCGCCGCCATGGGTTATATCGAGCAGATTCGCATGATGGGCGGCGTGGAAGAGGGCATCGACAATGGCTTCTTCCAGCTGGAAATGGCCGAGGCCGCCTACCGCTACCAGCGCGAGGTGGAGACCAAGGACCGCATCATCGTGGGCGTCAACGACTTCGTGCAGGACGCCGTGGAAGTGCCGATCCAGCTGATCGACCCTGAAGTGGAACGCGTGCAGGAAGCGCGGCTGGCCCAGGTGCGGCGCGAACGCGATCCGGCACGGGTGGACAAAGCCCTGGCCGAGTTGCGCGACACCGCCGTCACCGGGGCCAACTCCATGCCCGCCTTCCTGGAATGCGCCCACGCCTACGTCACGCTGGGCGAACAGATGGACGTGCTGAAGACCGTGTATGGCGAATACGTGGAACCCGCCGTGGTTTAA
- a CDS encoding aldo/keto reductase, translating to MRTIKLGTSALDVPVVAVGMMRINTMSKAEVQTLIGTAMDHGANFFDHADIYGKGACEEIFADAVGMDSSVRETMILQSKCGIREGMFDFSKEHILTSVDGILKRLKTDYLDILLLHRPDALVEPEEVAAAFDQLEQDGKVRHFGVSNQHPRQIELLKKSVRQPLVANQLQLSITNATMITQGFNVNMENDEAVNRDGGVLDYCRLHDITIQPWSPFQFGFFEGVFLDNPKFPELNAKIDEIAAKYGVSNTTIAIAWILRHPAKMQPVTGTTTPERLADCLKAADVHLTREEWYAILLAAGNTLP from the coding sequence ATGCGAACCATCAAACTTGGAACCAGCGCTCTGGATGTGCCCGTCGTCGCCGTGGGCATGATGCGAATCAACACTATGAGCAAGGCAGAAGTGCAGACGCTGATCGGTACCGCGATGGACCACGGCGCCAATTTCTTCGATCACGCCGACATCTATGGCAAGGGCGCATGCGAGGAAATCTTTGCCGACGCCGTGGGCATGGACAGCAGCGTGCGCGAGACGATGATCCTGCAATCCAAGTGCGGCATCCGGGAAGGCATGTTCGATTTCTCGAAGGAACACATCCTCACGTCAGTGGACGGCATCCTGAAGCGTCTGAAGACCGACTATCTGGATATCCTGCTGCTGCACCGCCCCGACGCCCTGGTGGAGCCCGAGGAAGTGGCCGCCGCCTTCGATCAGCTGGAGCAGGACGGCAAGGTGCGGCACTTCGGGGTATCCAACCAGCACCCGCGCCAGATCGAGCTGCTGAAGAAGTCCGTCAGGCAGCCCCTGGTCGCCAACCAGCTGCAACTGAGCATCACCAACGCCACCATGATCACGCAGGGCTTCAACGTCAACATGGAAAATGACGAGGCCGTGAATCGCGACGGTGGAGTTTTGGACTACTGCCGCCTGCACGACATCACCATCCAGCCCTGGTCCCCCTTCCAGTTTGGCTTTTTTGAGGGGGTCTTTCTGGACAATCCCAAGTTCCCCGAGCTGAATGCCAAGATTGACGAGATTGCCGCTAAATACGGAGTGAGCAACACAACAATTGCGATTGCCTGGATTCTTCGCCATCCCGCAAAGATGCAGCCGGTGACCGGCACCACCACGCCGGAGCGCCTGGCTGATTGCCTGAAAGCGGCAGATGTTCACCTGACCCGTGAGGAGTGGTACGCGATTCTGCTGGCGGCAGGAAACACGCTGCCCTGA